One genomic window of Sphingomonas sp. C3-2 includes the following:
- a CDS encoding amidohydrolase, producing the protein MKLASVVALAAGLSLAACAQGGTEPKTASSEKPPAAPENPYPSTYKPYPGVATAIRGATIFDGEGGRIENGVVFMSGGKITAVGGPDTPIPADIAVFDGTGKWVTPGIIDIHSHLGDYPSPGVQAHSDGNEATSPATPDVWAEHSVWPQDPGFSRALANGGVTTLQILPGSANLFGGRSVTLKNVPARTMQGMKFPDAPYGLKMACGENPKRVYGGRNQKPSTRMGNVAVNRQVWTRAAEYKRKRDAGKDQARDLGMETLADVLSGKVKVHNHCYRADEMAIVIDMAKEFGYKVASFQHAVEGYKIADLLRENDICAAMWSDWYGFKMESYDAVNENIPLVHNAGACAIVHSDDPNGIQRLNQEAAKALADGRRMGIDISDAVAWTWLSYNPAKSMGIADRTGSLKAGKMADVVLWNGNPFSVYTRPEKVWVDGALLYDAQDPKRRPVSDFELGQPGEGDVK; encoded by the coding sequence GTGAAATTAGCGTCTGTGGTCGCTCTGGCAGCGGGCCTTTCGCTCGCTGCCTGTGCCCAGGGGGGGACAGAGCCCAAAACAGCCTCTTCGGAAAAGCCGCCCGCGGCCCCCGAAAACCCCTATCCATCCACCTATAAGCCCTATCCGGGTGTGGCGACCGCGATCCGCGGCGCCACCATCTTCGACGGCGAGGGTGGCCGGATCGAGAATGGCGTGGTCTTCATGTCGGGCGGCAAGATCACCGCGGTGGGCGGACCGGACACGCCGATCCCCGCCGATATCGCGGTGTTCGACGGCACCGGCAAATGGGTGACGCCGGGTATCATCGATATCCACAGCCATCTGGGCGATTATCCGTCGCCCGGCGTGCAGGCGCATTCGGACGGCAATGAGGCGACCTCGCCCGCGACCCCCGATGTCTGGGCGGAACACAGCGTGTGGCCGCAAGACCCCGGGTTCAGCCGCGCGCTGGCCAATGGCGGCGTGACCACGCTGCAGATCCTGCCGGGATCGGCCAATCTGTTCGGCGGCCGTTCGGTGACGCTGAAGAACGTGCCCGCGCGCACGATGCAGGGGATGAAATTCCCCGATGCGCCTTACGGCCTGAAGATGGCGTGCGGCGAGAACCCCAAACGCGTTTACGGCGGGCGCAACCAGAAGCCATCAACCCGAATGGGCAATGTGGCGGTGAACCGCCAGGTCTGGACGCGCGCGGCCGAATATAAGCGCAAGCGCGATGCCGGCAAGGATCAGGCGCGCGACCTGGGCATGGAAACGCTGGCCGATGTGCTGTCGGGCAAGGTGAAGGTACACAACCATTGCTACCGCGCCGACGAGATGGCCATCGTGATCGATATGGCCAAGGAATTCGGCTATAAGGTCGCGAGTTTCCAGCACGCGGTGGAAGGTTACAAGATCGCCGACCTGCTGCGCGAGAACGATATCTGCGCGGCGATGTGGTCCGACTGGTATGGCTTCAAGATGGAAAGCTATGACGCGGTGAACGAGAATATTCCGCTCGTCCACAATGCGGGGGCGTGCGCGATCGTCCATTCCGACGACCCCAACGGCATCCAGCGCCTGAACCAGGAAGCTGCCAAGGCGCTGGCCGATGGCCGCCGCATGGGCATCGACATTTCCGACGCGGTGGCGTGGACCTGGCTGAGCTACAACCCCGCCAAGTCGATGGGTATCGCCGACAGGACCGGCAGCCTGAAGGCCGGCAAGATGGCCGATGTGGTGCTGTGGAACGGCAATCCGTTCAGCGTTTACACCCGCCCCGAAAAAGTGTGGGTGGACGGTGCGTTGCTGTATGACGCGCAGGACCCCAAGCGCCGCCCGGTGAGCGATTTCGAGCTGGGCCAGCCCGGTGAAGGAGACGTCAAATGA
- a CDS encoding amidohydrolase family protein — protein MKRLLTGTAMLIASLASLPAHAETIAITGGTVALGDGSAPIENGTVVLRDGRIVAAGRGVAVPAGAATVDASGKWVTPGIVAGFSRLAIVEVEGVAQTNDASARNTLWSAALDVAPAVNPSATPIAINRTAGVTRAIVSPGVGTTMFAGQGAVIDLGNDMDALTKRQAFQFVEFGEAGARAAGGSRPAAFLQFRSSLQNAERYARNPAGYDGNSKDAILSTADAAALVPVVKGQMPLLVHVERGVDILNVLDLRREFPALKLVLVGASEGWTVAPQIAASGVPVIASALNDLPGSFEALAATQSNIGRMKAAGVKVSIGMINDNDANQARQSPQYAGNLVALQKVPGATGLDWGAAFAAITSGPAEAIGLGGEIGSLKAGRRADVVLWDGDPLELASAAERVWIDGIEQPLDNRQTKLRDRYRTATDGDLPKAYDR, from the coding sequence ATGAAGCGCCTCCTGACCGGAACCGCGATGCTGATCGCATCGCTCGCCAGCCTGCCCGCGCACGCCGAAACCATCGCGATTACCGGTGGCACCGTGGCGCTGGGCGATGGCAGCGCGCCAATCGAGAACGGCACTGTGGTGCTGCGCGACGGCCGCATCGTGGCGGCGGGACGCGGCGTGGCCGTGCCCGCGGGCGCCGCGACTGTCGACGCCAGCGGCAAATGGGTGACGCCCGGCATCGTCGCCGGCTTTTCGCGCCTCGCCATCGTCGAGGTGGAGGGCGTGGCGCAGACCAACGATGCCTCCGCGCGCAACACGCTCTGGTCCGCCGCGCTCGACGTGGCGCCGGCGGTGAACCCGAGCGCGACGCCCATCGCGATCAACCGCACGGCGGGCGTGACGCGCGCCATCGTTTCGCCCGGTGTGGGCACGACGATGTTCGCGGGACAGGGCGCCGTCATCGATCTCGGCAACGACATGGATGCGCTGACCAAGCGGCAGGCGTTCCAGTTCGTCGAGTTCGGCGAGGCGGGCGCGCGTGCGGCGGGGGGCAGCCGCCCCGCGGCGTTCCTGCAGTTCCGCAGCTCGCTCCAGAATGCCGAGCGCTATGCGCGCAATCCGGCCGGTTATGACGGCAACAGCAAGGATGCGATCCTCTCTACCGCCGATGCCGCGGCCCTGGTGCCGGTGGTGAAGGGGCAGATGCCGCTTCTCGTCCATGTCGAACGCGGCGTCGATATCCTCAACGTGCTCGACCTGCGCCGCGAATTTCCGGCGCTGAAGCTGGTGCTGGTGGGCGCGAGCGAGGGCTGGACCGTGGCGCCGCAGATCGCGGCTTCGGGCGTTCCGGTGATCGCCTCGGCGCTCAACGACCTGCCCGGCAGCTTCGAGGCGCTGGCAGCCACCCAGTCGAACATCGGCCGGATGAAGGCGGCGGGGGTCAAGGTCTCGATCGGGATGATCAACGACAATGACGCCAACCAGGCGCGCCAGTCGCCGCAATATGCGGGTAATCTGGTGGCGTTGCAGAAGGTGCCCGGCGCGACGGGGCTGGATTGGGGCGCGGCCTTTGCGGCGATCACTTCCGGCCCGGCCGAGGCGATCGGGCTGGGCGGCGAGATCGGTTCGCTGAAGGCGGGCCGCCGCGCAGACGTGGTGTTGTGGGACGGCGATCCGCTCGAATTGGCCAGCGCGGCCGAGCGGGTGTGGATCGACGGGATCGAACAACCGCTCGACAACCGCCAGACCAAGCTGCGCGACCGGTACCGGACGGCGACCGACGGCGATCTGCCCAAGGCCTATGACCGCTAA
- a CDS encoding DUF2238 domain-containing protein produces MTVYFKAWRALPRGQRWLLILLGLAVAIANVGQPYPDVAPLHHVPTVLLVLAGPLVLRRWPLSTGSLGALVAFFLLHTLAGRYTYSNVPYDAWAIALTGHDVTGSFGLERNGFDRLVHLAFGLLWTLPFAEIIQRHGGLGRAASLWMAFLFVGAGSAAYEVFEWLLTMVVAPGMAESYNGQQGDMWDAQKDMALAMGGSLAACFWPRKRR; encoded by the coding sequence ATGACGGTGTATTTCAAGGCGTGGCGCGCATTGCCGCGCGGGCAGCGGTGGCTGCTGATCCTATTGGGACTGGCGGTGGCGATCGCCAATGTCGGGCAGCCCTATCCCGATGTCGCGCCGTTGCACCATGTGCCGACCGTGCTGCTTGTGCTGGCCGGGCCGCTTGTGCTTCGCCGCTGGCCGCTTTCGACCGGATCGCTGGGCGCGCTGGTTGCGTTCTTCCTGCTCCACACGCTGGCCGGACGATATACCTATTCCAACGTGCCTTATGACGCCTGGGCGATCGCGCTGACCGGGCATGACGTGACGGGCAGCTTTGGCCTCGAGCGCAACGGGTTCGACCGGCTGGTGCATCTGGCGTTCGGGCTGTTGTGGACGCTGCCCTTTGCCGAAATCATCCAGCGGCACGGCGGGCTGGGGCGGGCGGCGAGCCTGTGGATGGCGTTTCTGTTCGTCGGCGCGGGGAGCGCCGCCTATGAGGTGTTCGAATGGCTGCTGACCATGGTCGTCGCCCCCGGCATGGCGGAAAGCTATAACGGGCAACAGGGCGATATGTGGGATGCGCAAAAGGACATGGCGCTGGCGATGGGCGGATCGCTGGCCGCGTGCTTCTGGCCGCGCAAGCGCCGGTAG
- a CDS encoding aldo/keto reductase, which translates to MHYRELGHGLKTSALGLGCMPMAGVGAHMYGVATEDESIATIHRAIDLGVTFFDTAEVYGPHANEELVGRAIAGRRDGLVIATKFGFRIENGRMTGVDSRPENVRRACEASLKRLNIDVIDLYYQHRVDPAVPIEDTIGAMADLVKEGKVRHLGLSEAAPATIRRAAAIHPISALQSEYSLWERDIEAEILPTCRELGIGFVPYSPLGRGFLTGQFASRTDIPEGDYRLGDPRYSEENFAANFAVVDVVKSIAGRHGVSPAQIALAWLLAQGNDIVPIPGSKRRATLEDSMAAADVTLDADDLARLDAAAPRGGTHGPRYQQNALSMVRL; encoded by the coding sequence ATGCATTATCGCGAATTGGGCCATGGGCTGAAAACATCCGCACTCGGCCTCGGCTGCATGCCGATGGCGGGCGTCGGCGCGCATATGTACGGCGTCGCGACCGAGGATGAATCGATCGCCACCATCCACCGCGCGATCGATCTCGGCGTCACCTTTTTCGACACCGCCGAAGTCTACGGCCCCCATGCCAATGAGGAACTCGTCGGTCGGGCGATCGCGGGCCGCCGCGACGGGCTGGTAATCGCCACAAAATTCGGTTTCCGGATCGAAAATGGCCGGATGACGGGCGTGGATTCGCGCCCCGAAAATGTCCGCCGCGCATGCGAAGCCTCGCTCAAGCGGCTGAACATCGACGTGATCGATCTCTATTATCAGCACCGCGTCGACCCCGCTGTTCCGATCGAGGATACGATCGGCGCGATGGCCGATCTGGTGAAGGAAGGAAAGGTCCGCCATCTCGGCCTGTCCGAAGCCGCCCCCGCCACCATCCGCCGCGCCGCTGCCATCCATCCGATCTCGGCGCTCCAGTCCGAATATTCGCTCTGGGAACGCGATATCGAGGCCGAAATCCTGCCCACCTGCCGCGAACTCGGCATCGGCTTCGTCCCCTATAGCCCCCTCGGCCGCGGTTTTCTCACCGGCCAGTTCGCCAGCCGCACCGATATTCCCGAGGGCGATTACCGTCTCGGCGATCCGCGCTATTCCGAAGAAAATTTCGCCGCCAATTTCGCGGTCGTCGACGTCGTCAAATCGATCGCGGGCCGCCACGGCGTCAGCCCGGCGCAGATCGCGCTCGCCTGGCTGCTCGCGCAGGGCAACGATATCGTCCCCATTCCCGGCTCCAAACGCCGCGCGACATTGGAAGACAGCATGGCCGCCGCCGATGTCACGCTCGACGCCGACGATCTCGCCCGCCTCGACGCAGCCGCCCCGCGCGGCGGCACCCATGGTCCGCGCTACCAGCAAAACGCGCTGTCGATGGTCCGCCTCTGA
- the glmM gene encoding phosphoglucosamine mutase: MARRFFGTDGIRGRTNAFPMTAEIAMKVGMAAGAHFMRGDHKHRVVIGKDTRVSGYMMESALVAGFTSVGMDVVLLGPMPTPAVAMLTHSMRADLGVMISASHNPFHDNGIKLFGPDGYKLSDADEVEIETRIDAEAQLAPSEQIGRARRVEDARGRYIHFAKSTFPNDLRLDGLKVVIDCANGAAYNVAPAALWELGAEVISIGIEPNGLNINDKCGSTAPQALQETVVASGAHIGIALDGDADRLIVVDEKGRIVDGDQLMALIGTTMAEDGRLVGGGLVATVMSNLGLERYLGGRGLTLERAKVGDRYVLETMRAKGYNLGGEQSGHIILSDYATTGDGLVAALQILAALVRSGKPASELLHLFDPVPQLLKNVRFSGGKPLEDQKVISVIAQSEAELAGKGRLVIRPSGTEPLIRVMAEGDDAGQVEQLVDRICAAVAEAT; this comes from the coding sequence ATGGCGCGGAGATTTTTCGGAACCGACGGAATTCGTGGGCGGACCAACGCTTTTCCGATGACGGCCGAAATCGCGATGAAGGTGGGGATGGCCGCAGGTGCGCACTTCATGCGCGGCGACCACAAGCACCGCGTGGTGATCGGCAAGGATACGCGCGTTTCGGGCTATATGATGGAATCGGCGCTGGTGGCGGGGTTTACCAGCGTAGGGATGGACGTGGTGCTGCTCGGCCCGATGCCGACGCCCGCGGTGGCGATGCTGACCCATTCGATGCGCGCCGATCTGGGCGTGATGATTTCGGCCAGCCACAACCCGTTTCACGACAATGGCATCAAGCTGTTCGGCCCCGATGGGTACAAGCTGTCCGACGCCGACGAGGTGGAGATCGAGACGCGGATCGATGCCGAGGCGCAACTGGCGCCGTCCGAGCAGATCGGCCGGGCCCGCCGCGTCGAGGATGCGCGTGGACGCTATATCCACTTCGCCAAATCGACCTTTCCCAACGACCTGCGGCTCGACGGGCTGAAGGTGGTGATCGATTGCGCCAATGGCGCGGCCTATAATGTCGCCCCGGCGGCTTTGTGGGAACTGGGTGCCGAGGTGATTTCGATCGGGATTGAGCCCAACGGCCTAAACATCAACGACAAGTGCGGATCGACCGCGCCGCAGGCGTTGCAGGAAACCGTGGTGGCATCGGGCGCGCATATCGGCATCGCGCTGGACGGCGACGCCGACCGGCTGATCGTGGTCGATGAAAAGGGCCGGATCGTCGACGGTGATCAGCTGATGGCGCTGATCGGCACGACGATGGCCGAAGATGGCCGGCTGGTTGGCGGCGGGCTGGTGGCGACGGTGATGTCGAACCTGGGGCTTGAGCGCTATCTGGGCGGGCGTGGCCTGACGCTGGAACGCGCCAAGGTGGGCGACCGCTATGTGCTCGAGACGATGCGCGCCAAGGGCTATAACCTAGGTGGCGAGCAATCGGGGCATATCATCCTGAGCGATTATGCGACGACCGGCGACGGGCTCGTGGCGGCGCTACAGATCCTGGCCGCGCTGGTGCGCAGCGGCAAGCCGGCGAGCGAGCTGCTCCACCTGTTCGATCCCGTGCCGCAGCTGTTGAAGAATGTGCGTTTCAGCGGTGGCAAGCCGCTGGAGGACCAGAAGGTGATCAGCGTCATTGCCCAGTCCGAAGCCGAGTTGGCGGGCAAGGGACGGCTGGTGATCCGCCCTTCGGGCACCGAGCCGCTGATCCGCGTGATGGCCGAGGGCGACGATGCCGGGCAGGTGGAACAGCTGGTCGACCGGATCTGCGCCGCCGTGGCCGAGGCGACCTGA
- the thiD gene encoding bifunctional hydroxymethylpyrimidine kinase/phosphomethylpyrimidine kinase, translating to MTKTARILVIAGSDSGGGAGIQADIKAITMLGGHAMTAITAITAQNTLGVTGVHPIPRDMVLAQIDAVVGDIGVDAVKIGMIGSAEIAHAVADRLEAMPGVAVVFDPVMIATSGAVLADADTIAAFGRLMRRATVTTPNLPELDALGGESAVTGMGAVLLAKGGHAEGAEVIDRLIGAAGEIARWQDKRIETRHSHGTGCTLASGIACGLGQGLALADAIARARAFVRVALKEAPGLGAGHGPMGHQAVRLDTPGDGPMLNQVTLGCGDYAASVAFYRMLGLRQIVDSPPRYARFETGGGATLSIHASDAGVSAATQVYFEQRDLDAEVARLKALGAVFLHDPIDQDWQWREARLADPFGNSICLYQAGEIRRFPDWRIDA from the coding sequence ATGACGAAGACAGCACGCATATTGGTGATCGCCGGATCCGATTCCGGCGGCGGCGCGGGGATTCAGGCCGATATCAAGGCGATCACCATGCTGGGCGGCCATGCCATGACCGCAATCACCGCGATCACCGCGCAGAACACGCTGGGCGTGACGGGGGTGCATCCGATCCCGCGCGATATGGTGCTGGCGCAGATCGACGCGGTGGTGGGCGATATCGGCGTCGACGCGGTGAAGATCGGGATGATCGGATCGGCCGAGATTGCGCATGCCGTGGCCGACCGGCTGGAAGCGATGCCCGGCGTGGCGGTGGTGTTCGACCCCGTGATGATTGCGACGAGCGGTGCGGTTCTGGCCGATGCCGACACGATCGCGGCCTTTGGGCGGCTGATGCGCCGCGCGACGGTGACGACCCCCAATCTGCCCGAACTGGACGCGCTGGGCGGTGAGTCGGCGGTGACGGGCATGGGCGCGGTGCTGCTGGCCAAGGGCGGCCATGCCGAGGGGGCTGAGGTGATCGACCGGCTGATCGGCGCGGCCGGCGAGATTGCGCGCTGGCAGGACAAGCGGATCGAGACGCGCCACAGCCATGGCACGGGCTGCACGCTGGCGAGCGGGATTGCCTGTGGGCTGGGCCAGGGACTGGCGCTGGCCGACGCGATTGCGCGGGCGCGCGCCTTTGTGCGCGTGGCGCTGAAGGAAGCGCCGGGGCTGGGCGCGGGCCATGGGCCGATGGGGCATCAGGCGGTGCGCCTCGACACCCCGGGCGACGGCCCGATGCTCAATCAGGTGACGCTGGGCTGTGGCGATTACGCCGCGTCAGTGGCGTTTTACCGCATGCTGGGGCTGCGCCAGATCGTCGACAGCCCGCCGCGTTATGCGCGGTTCGAGACGGGGGGCGGGGCGACGCTGTCGATCCATGCGAGCGACGCGGGCGTGAGTGCGGCGACGCAGGTCTATTTCGAGCAGCGCGATCTGGACGCTGAGGTGGCGCGGCTGAAGGCGCTGGGTGCGGTGTTCCTCCACGATCCCATCGATCAGGACTGGCAGTGGCGCGAGGCGCGGCTGGCGGACCCGTTCGGCAATAGCATCTGCCTCTATCAGGCGGGTGAGATCCGCCGTTTTCCCGACTGGCGGATCGATGCCTGA
- a CDS encoding ribonuclease HII → MPDFALEAALAGPVAGVDEAGRGPLAGPVVAAAVILDPARVPEGINDSKKLSAARRAALCAEIQACAVFGVGIVAVEEIDRINILQATMVAMTRAVEALGVAVGHVLVDGNRLPKWDWQATAVVGGDARSLSIAAASIIAKETRDRIMIEADALHPGYGWASNKGYGSAVHMEALRRLGPTPLHRRSFAPVAQLSLL, encoded by the coding sequence ATGCCTGATTTCGCGCTGGAGGCCGCACTGGCGGGGCCAGTGGCGGGGGTGGATGAGGCCGGGCGCGGGCCGCTGGCGGGGCCGGTGGTGGCCGCGGCAGTGATCCTTGACCCCGCGCGCGTGCCCGAGGGGATCAACGATTCCAAGAAGCTGAGCGCCGCGCGCCGCGCCGCGCTGTGCGCCGAGATACAAGCGTGCGCCGTGTTCGGCGTCGGGATTGTCGCGGTCGAGGAGATCGACCGGATCAACATCTTGCAGGCGACGATGGTGGCGATGACCCGCGCGGTCGAGGCGCTGGGCGTGGCGGTGGGCCATGTGCTGGTGGACGGCAACCGCCTGCCCAAATGGGACTGGCAGGCAACCGCGGTGGTGGGCGGCGATGCGCGTTCGCTGTCGATTGCGGCGGCGTCGATCATCGCCAAGGAAACGCGCGACCGGATCATGATCGAGGCCGATGCGCTGCATCCCGGATATGGTTGGGCGAGCAACAAGGGATATGGATCGGCGGTGCACATGGAAGCGCTTCGCCGACTGGGGCCGACGCCGCTTCATCGCCGTTCCTTTGCCCCGGTTGCGCAGTTGAGCCTGCTCTGA
- a CDS encoding site-specific DNA-methyltransferase, whose amino-acid sequence MGVMERVSTRKKAAADVRAKLPLDQILMDDCVAAMASLPDKSVDMIFADPPYNLQLGGDLYRPDGSQVDAVDDEWDKFDTFATYDKFTKAWLKEARRILKDDGTIWVIGSYHNIFRVGAAIQDEGYWILNDIVWRKSNPMPNFKGTRFTNAHETLIWASKSEKARYTFNYRAMKTLNDELQMRSDWTIPICNGSERLKRNGVKAHPTQKPEALLYRILLACTKPGDVVLDPFFGTGTTGAVARRLKRRWIGIEREADYIEVAKERIAAALPLDESAVITMQSPKAAPKVPFGTIVENGMLKPGTVLMDAKRRWEAVVRVDGSLQAGEATGSIHKVGATLQGAPSCNGWTFWHFEEKGALKAIDTLRQTYILATEP is encoded by the coding sequence ATGGGTGTTATGGAACGGGTCTCGACGCGGAAGAAGGCGGCTGCCGATGTGCGCGCCAAGCTGCCGCTCGATCAGATCCTGATGGACGATTGCGTGGCCGCGATGGCATCGCTGCCCGACAAGTCCGTCGACATGATCTTCGCCGACCCGCCCTATAACCTCCAACTGGGCGGCGACCTGTACCGCCCCGATGGCAGCCAGGTGGACGCCGTCGACGACGAGTGGGACAAGTTCGACACCTTTGCCACCTATGACAAGTTCACCAAGGCCTGGCTGAAGGAAGCGCGCCGCATCCTGAAGGACGATGGCACGATCTGGGTGATCGGCAGCTATCACAATATCTTCCGCGTGGGTGCTGCGATCCAGGATGAAGGCTATTGGATCCTGAACGACATCGTGTGGCGCAAGTCGAACCCGATGCCGAACTTCAAGGGTACGCGCTTCACCAACGCGCACGAGACGCTGATCTGGGCGTCGAAGAGCGAAAAGGCGCGCTACACCTTCAACTACCGCGCGATGAAGACGCTCAACGACGAGCTGCAGATGCGTTCGGACTGGACCATTCCGATCTGCAACGGTTCGGAACGCCTGAAGCGAAACGGCGTGAAGGCGCACCCGACGCAGAAGCCCGAGGCGCTGCTCTATCGCATCCTGCTCGCCTGCACCAAGCCGGGCGACGTCGTGCTCGACCCGTTCTTTGGCACCGGCACCACGGGCGCGGTGGCCCGCCGCCTGAAGCGCCGCTGGATCGGCATCGAACGCGAAGCCGATTATATCGAGGTGGCGAAGGAACGCATCGCCGCCGCGCTGCCGCTCGACGAATCCGCCGTCATCACGATGCAGTCCCCCAAGGCCGCGCCCAAGGTGCCGTTCGGCACGATCGTCGAGAACGGCATGCTGAAGCCCGGCACCGTGCTGATGGATGCCAAGCGCCGCTGGGAAGCGGTGGTGCGCGTCGACGGATCGCTGCAGGCGGGCGAGGCGACCGGATCGATCCACAAGGTGGGCGCCACGCTGCAGGGTGCGCCGTCGTGCAATGGCTGGACATTCTGGCATTTCGAGGAGAAGGGCGCGCTGAAGGCGATCGATACGCTGCGCCAGACCTATATCCTTGCGACGGAGCCGTGA
- the folP gene encoding dihydropteroate synthase, with protein MPVDSPVCFDGQVARLASGLNWFGGYELFAVQNGRRTAAWMLPIDRFDEALERLSSEQAERAQLLRQRIEAPRAPIQAGERVLRFDQPIVTSILNVTPDSFSDGGSNYGDPAAAAATGVAQAEAGAGLIDLGGESTRPGSTTVWEGDEIARIVPVIEKLKPTGVAISVDTRKAAVMEAALAAGAHIVNDVAALLYDERALEVVVKAGCPVILMHSPDPKTGGHREERHLEVLAEVYDWLEARVAAVEAAGVARENILVDPGIGFGKTLQDNLRLINGLTLFHGLGCAMMLGVSRKRLIGALSNEASADERLGGSVMLAVKGAEMGAQLLRVHDVAETAQAIRVWRGLRDTAMLPPGLGI; from the coding sequence ATGCCGGTCGACAGCCCGGTCTGTTTCGATGGGCAGGTGGCCCGTCTGGCAAGCGGGCTGAACTGGTTTGGCGGCTATGAGCTGTTTGCCGTCCAGAACGGCCGCCGGACGGCGGCGTGGATGCTGCCCATCGACCGGTTCGACGAGGCATTGGAGCGGCTTTCGAGCGAACAGGCTGAGCGCGCGCAGTTGCTGCGCCAGCGGATCGAGGCACCGCGTGCACCGATACAGGCGGGCGAGCGCGTGCTGCGCTTCGACCAGCCCATCGTGACCAGCATATTGAACGTGACGCCCGACAGTTTTTCGGACGGCGGCAGCAATTATGGCGACCCGGCGGCGGCCGCAGCCACCGGCGTGGCGCAGGCCGAGGCGGGCGCGGGGCTGATCGACCTGGGCGGGGAATCGACGCGGCCGGGCTCGACCACCGTGTGGGAAGGCGACGAGATCGCGCGGATCGTGCCGGTGATCGAGAAACTGAAGCCCACGGGCGTCGCGATTTCGGTCGACACGCGCAAGGCCGCAGTGATGGAAGCCGCGCTGGCCGCGGGCGCGCATATCGTGAACGATGTCGCGGCGCTGCTCTATGACGAGCGCGCGCTTGAGGTGGTGGTGAAGGCGGGATGCCCCGTCATCCTGATGCATTCGCCCGATCCGAAGACCGGTGGGCACCGCGAGGAGCGCCATCTGGAGGTGCTGGCCGAGGTTTATGACTGGCTGGAGGCGCGCGTGGCGGCGGTGGAGGCCGCTGGCGTGGCGCGCGAGAATATCCTTGTCGATCCGGGTATCGGCTTTGGCAAGACGCTGCAGGACAATCTGCGCCTGATCAACGGGCTGACGCTGTTCCACGGGCTGGGCTGTGCGATGATGCTGGGCGTGAGCCGCAAGCGACTGATCGGCGCGCTTTCCAACGAGGCATCGGCCGATGAGCGGCTGGGCGGATCGGTGATGCTGGCGGTGAAGGGGGCCGAAATGGGCGCGCAGCTGCTGCGCGTGCACGACGTGGCGGAAACCGCGCAGGCGATCCGCGTGTGGCGGGGCCTGCGCGATACGGCGATGCTGCCCCCCGGGCTGGGAATCTGA
- the bla gene encoding class A beta-lactamase encodes MKSTRRQIITGIALLPLAACATRGASSLAGAQSFEAELTALERASGGRLGVCLRNTATGEAMGHRASERFALCSTFKLALAAMVLKDIDDGVIAADLQLPISEADMVPYAPVSTRYLATGRAPITALARAAQVESDNVAANLILRQLGGPAAYTRRLRALGDDLTRLDRTEPDLNHVLPGDARDTTTPAAMAKTMQAILLGNWLSPASTALLWQWMRETQTGLRRLRGGLPTDWAVGDKTGTAAYPDLGTKHNDVAMIVAPSGTRWMLTAYFEAAAANDPPRPEDDAVLAAVARAATAVIMG; translated from the coding sequence ATGAAATCGACACGACGGCAGATCATCACCGGCATCGCCCTCCTCCCGCTCGCGGCCTGCGCCACGCGCGGAGCATCCAGCCTTGCGGGCGCGCAGAGCTTCGAGGCCGAACTCACCGCGCTCGAACGCGCCTCGGGCGGGCGGCTGGGCGTCTGCCTGCGCAATACCGCGACCGGCGAAGCCATGGGCCACCGCGCGTCCGAGCGCTTTGCGCTCTGCTCCACCTTCAAGCTCGCGCTCGCGGCGATGGTGCTCAAGGATATCGATGACGGGGTGATCGCCGCCGATCTGCAACTGCCGATCAGCGAGGCGGACATGGTGCCCTATGCCCCCGTTTCCACGCGTTATCTCGCCACAGGCCGCGCCCCGATCACTGCGCTCGCGCGCGCCGCGCAGGTGGAAAGCGACAATGTCGCCGCCAACCTCATCCTGCGCCAGCTCGGCGGCCCGGCAGCCTATACCCGGCGCCTGCGCGCGCTGGGTGACGATCTGACGCGGCTCGACCGCACCGAACCCGATCTCAACCACGTCCTTCCCGGCGATGCGCGTGACACGACGACGCCCGCCGCCATGGCAAAGACGATGCAGGCGATCCTTCTGGGCAACTGGCTGTCCCCCGCCAGCACCGCGCTGCTCTGGCAATGGATGCGCGAAACGCAAACCGGGCTGCGTCGCTTGCGCGGCGGCCTGCCCACCGACTGGGCGGTCGGCGACAAGACCGGCACCGCCGCCTATCCCGATCTGGGCACCAAGCACAATGATGTCGCGATGATCGTCGCTCCCTCGGGCACGCGCTGGATGCTCACCGCCTATTTCGAGGCCGCCGCCGCCAATGATCCGCCCCGGCCCGAGGACGATGCCGTCCTCGCCGCTGTCGCCCGCGCGGCGACGGCGGTCATCATGGGTTAG